In one Rutidosis leptorrhynchoides isolate AG116_Rl617_1_P2 chromosome 8, CSIRO_AGI_Rlap_v1, whole genome shotgun sequence genomic region, the following are encoded:
- the LOC139864651 gene encoding E3 ubiquitin-protein ligase RGLG2-like produces the protein MGGKSSKAKKPSKETASDPVSSQSPNVITTPSSRHHHVRDPCVSAPQTPKRKLDRKYSRIGDGYKSLEQVTSALTQAGLESSNLIVGIDFTRSNEWKGKKSFNNQCLHSIGVSQNPYEQAISIIGKTLSAFDEDNLIPCFGFGDVSNVTRSGDTKRGQLSSQEQKTIDAIVKASNYPLSIIMVGVGDGPWNMMKRFDDNIPSRAFDNFQFVNFTDIMSKNVELLEKQTKFALTALMELPLQYKATLKLGLLGTRTGNAPNVFPLPPPCLGDPAFMYPNVQHYPPSSDSTKVCPVCLDKPNDMAFGCGHQSCSKCGAEISLCPICRNLIMTKIKLYQ, from the exons ATGGGCGGCAAGAGTTCAAAAGCTAAAAAACCGAGCAAAGAAACAGCTTCAGATCCGGTTAGTTCACAGTCACCAAACGTTATTACTACCCCAAGCTCAAGGCATCATCATGTTCGGGATCCTTGCGTGAGCGCCCCCCAAACTCCTAAAAGAAAGTTGGATAGAAAGTATTCAAGAATAGGCGATGGGTACAAGTCCCTTGAACAG GTTACTTCGGCTCTTACACAAGCAGGACTTGAATCTTCGAATCTAATTGTTGGCATCGATTTCACTAGAAGTAATGAGTGGAAAG GGAAAAAGTCATTCAACAATCAATGCTTACATAGCATTGGAGTGTCGCAAAATCCGTATGAACAAGCAATATCGATCATTGGGAAGACTCTTTCGGCATTTGATGAGGATAACTTGATCCCATGCTTTGGGTTTGGAGACG TATCAAAT GTCACAAGAAGTGGCGATACAAAACGTGGACAACTAAGTTCACAAGAACAAAAGACTATCGATGCCATTGTAAAAGCAAG TAACTACCCGTTATCAATAATAATGGTAGGAGTTGGTGATGGTCCATGGAACATGATGAAGCGATTTGATGACAATATACCTTCTCGAGCATTCGACAATTTTCAG TTTGTGAATTTTACAGATATTATGTCAAAGAATGTGGAATTATTGGAAAAACAGACTAAATTCGCGTTAACAGCATTAATGGAGTTACCTTTGCAATACAAAGCAACTCTTAAGCTCGGTTTACTCGG CACTCGAACTGGTAATGCTCCTAACGTTTTTCCCCTTCCCCCACCTTGCCTTGGCGATCCAGCGTTCATGTATCCAAACGTTCAGCATTATCCTCCATCTTCAGATTCCACTAAG GTTTGCCCTGTATGTCTTGATAAGCCGAATGACATGGCGTTTGGCTGTGGACATCAG AGTTGTAGCAAGTGTGGAGCTGAAATTTCATTATGCCCTATATGCCGGAATCTGATCATGACCAAAATAAAGTTGTATCAATAG